The following proteins are co-located in the Streptomyces bottropensis ATCC 25435 genome:
- the fxsT gene encoding FxSxx-COOH system tetratricopeptide repeat protein: MTHDDRGRGTIITFYSFKGGTGRTMALVNTAWILASNGLRVLVVDWDLEAPGLHTYLQPLLADPELTESAGVIEMVKNFARHAVVPRVGSGVDAAGVSGPSRPGGGGLRDEPDPRELARVDRYAVGTELRLPPGGKLDLLPAGVQDPDTYAVTVSTFDWGTFYRMGGADFLTALRDDMAARYDYVLIDSRTGLSDTASICTVVMPDIVVDCFTLSRQGVNGAAHVARSIRRIADTQRRDIRIVPVPMRVEDAGRDRLEAGRYQARNLFAPFLDWVPTEEQDQYWSSVEIPYKPSYAYEEIPATVGERRQDGTLLAAFERLTARLTDNRVTQLSNMPERYRQTLRAEYERSSPIIRKDFYVSYAAPDRLWADWTVTVLRAAGYEATLAPIEVEDLAAAPQETPTWLERTLAGEGRMVLLLSPQYTALPQAREIRQRTSRRDPSGQIGMVVPLRVDDSPPPAEFAPLSAVSLAGVSAEEAVARLLTTVDRVGTVEPGSRPAATGLAAAARLPGTPPQAIGGRPQRNAVFTGRRTLIERLRDSLLSGTTAVLPQALYGLGGVGKTQVALEYAYRFESDYDLVWWINAAEPTQIRQDLNRLAGHLGVPLGGKDLTAICNEVLDKLRRGTPHARWLLVYDNAEKPADLGGLIPDSGPGHHILITSRNPAWAERAERIEVDLFTREESVALLRRYNPDLEPADAARVAEELGDFPLAVSLAAASLQESAMPVDTYVEMLRTQMTDILRNQSAPDYPTSAAASWSLDRLKSRTPAAAALLQLCAFFGPDPIPRDMLSSRPSLELLEQHDPSLSDPLLMSRLYGEIVRNGLAQVDQRTDTLTLHRLIQRVLRDQLTPEEQTGMRQRAHAVLGQANPKVPDESDSWRRYAALLPHLWPTRAEESDHLPVRNWICDTVRYLWRSGDADTANRTAERVLQSWQPHFGEDDALVLRLRTELGNALRDQGRLPEAYEVTRDVYERGSRILGEDHPYTLGAAMSLGSDLRSVGRYAEAMESDRETLRRTRRVFGENHSRTLSAANNLAVSEFLSGDRKAARDTNREILKQRREISGPDERATLNSANNFARDLRAAGFFREALKLAEDTLKRSRRALGADHIVTFRASLGVAVLYRRRGDYEAAYKLTSETYEQALKELEPNHPDTLAIATNLCADLYDRGEAVRGRELAEETLERYKRRFGPDHVFTLASGTNLAVLRRLTGEPEAALELSRSTLERFRRLLVPRHPYTLTCMLNHATDLSENGDHAQAVALGREAYEGFTEVLGPDHYLTIAATSNLATELRRDDPDEAERLHQEAERSARKSGELGGDHPMTRAVTRWQPIDADIEPPVT; this comes from the coding sequence ATGACCCATGACGACCGCGGCCGGGGCACCATCATCACCTTCTACTCCTTCAAGGGTGGTACAGGTCGCACCATGGCGCTGGTCAACACCGCCTGGATCCTCGCCAGCAACGGTCTGCGGGTCCTGGTGGTCGACTGGGACCTGGAGGCTCCCGGACTGCACACCTACCTCCAGCCGCTGCTGGCCGACCCCGAACTCACCGAGAGTGCCGGCGTCATCGAGATGGTCAAGAACTTCGCCCGGCACGCGGTGGTGCCGCGCGTGGGATCCGGCGTGGACGCCGCAGGAGTGTCCGGCCCGTCCCGGCCCGGCGGAGGCGGCCTCCGGGACGAGCCCGATCCCCGGGAGCTGGCTCGGGTCGACCGGTATGCCGTCGGCACGGAACTACGGCTGCCGCCGGGCGGCAAACTGGACCTGCTGCCGGCCGGCGTACAGGACCCCGACACGTACGCGGTCACCGTCAGCACCTTCGACTGGGGCACCTTCTACCGCATGGGCGGAGCCGACTTCCTCACCGCGCTCCGCGACGACATGGCCGCGCGATACGACTACGTACTGATCGACAGCCGGACCGGTCTCAGTGACACCGCGAGCATCTGCACGGTCGTCATGCCGGACATCGTCGTGGACTGCTTCACGCTCAGCCGGCAAGGCGTCAACGGCGCAGCCCACGTCGCCCGATCGATCCGTCGGATCGCCGACACCCAGCGACGCGACATCCGCATCGTTCCCGTCCCCATGCGCGTCGAGGACGCGGGCCGCGACCGTCTTGAGGCCGGCCGCTACCAGGCCCGAAACCTGTTCGCCCCCTTCCTGGACTGGGTACCGACCGAGGAGCAGGACCAGTACTGGAGCAGTGTCGAGATCCCGTACAAGCCCAGTTACGCGTACGAGGAGATACCCGCGACCGTCGGCGAGCGACGGCAGGACGGCACCCTGCTCGCTGCGTTCGAACGGCTGACCGCCCGGCTCACGGACAACAGGGTGACCCAGCTGAGCAATATGCCCGAGCGCTACCGGCAGACGCTGCGCGCGGAGTACGAACGGTCCTCCCCGATCATCCGCAAGGACTTCTACGTCAGCTACGCCGCCCCCGACCGGCTCTGGGCGGACTGGACCGTCACCGTGCTGCGGGCGGCCGGGTACGAGGCGACGCTCGCCCCGATCGAGGTCGAGGACCTCGCGGCCGCCCCGCAAGAGACGCCGACGTGGCTGGAACGCACCCTCGCGGGTGAGGGGCGCATGGTGCTGCTGCTCTCCCCGCAGTACACAGCCCTGCCCCAGGCCCGGGAGATCCGGCAGCGCACCAGCCGCAGGGATCCGTCCGGCCAGATAGGCATGGTCGTGCCCCTCCGTGTCGATGACTCACCACCCCCGGCCGAGTTCGCCCCCCTTTCGGCGGTCAGCCTTGCGGGTGTCTCCGCCGAGGAGGCCGTGGCCCGCCTGCTGACCACCGTCGACCGTGTCGGCACGGTCGAGCCGGGGTCGCGTCCGGCGGCCACCGGCCTGGCCGCAGCCGCTCGACTCCCCGGTACTCCACCGCAGGCCATCGGGGGGCGACCGCAGCGCAACGCCGTCTTCACCGGCCGTCGAACACTGATCGAACGACTGCGCGACAGCTTGCTCTCCGGCACCACCGCCGTGCTGCCCCAGGCGCTGTACGGCCTCGGCGGCGTGGGCAAGACACAGGTCGCGCTCGAGTACGCCTACCGCTTCGAATCGGACTACGATCTCGTCTGGTGGATCAACGCGGCCGAGCCGACGCAGATCCGCCAGGACCTGAACAGGCTGGCCGGGCATCTCGGTGTGCCCCTCGGTGGCAAGGACTTGACGGCCATATGCAACGAGGTTCTGGACAAGCTGCGTCGCGGCACCCCCCACGCGCGCTGGCTACTCGTGTACGACAACGCCGAGAAGCCGGCCGATCTCGGCGGTCTGATTCCGGACAGTGGGCCCGGTCATCACATCCTCATCACCTCGCGAAACCCTGCCTGGGCCGAGCGTGCCGAACGCATCGAGGTCGATCTCTTCACTCGTGAGGAGAGCGTTGCGCTGTTGCGCCGCTACAACCCGGACCTGGAGCCCGCGGACGCGGCCCGGGTCGCTGAGGAACTCGGGGATTTCCCACTGGCCGTGAGCCTCGCCGCCGCTTCGTTGCAGGAGTCGGCGATGCCCGTGGACACCTATGTGGAGATGCTCCGTACTCAGATGACCGACATCCTGCGCAACCAGTCCGCCCCCGACTACCCGACGTCGGCAGCGGCAAGCTGGTCACTCGATCGGCTGAAATCCCGTACGCCGGCCGCCGCCGCACTGCTCCAACTGTGCGCGTTCTTCGGGCCCGACCCGATCCCGCGAGACATGCTCAGCAGTCGGCCCTCCCTCGAACTGCTCGAACAGCACGACCCGAGTCTGTCCGACCCACTGCTGATGAGCCGGCTCTACGGAGAGATCGTCCGCAACGGACTGGCCCAGGTCGATCAGCGGACGGACACGCTGACATTGCACCGTCTGATCCAGCGTGTGCTCCGGGACCAGCTCACGCCCGAGGAACAGACCGGCATGCGGCAACGGGCGCATGCCGTTCTCGGTCAGGCCAATCCCAAGGTCCCCGACGAGTCCGACAGCTGGCGGCGCTATGCCGCACTCCTTCCGCACCTGTGGCCCACCCGGGCGGAGGAGAGCGACCACCTCCCGGTGCGGAACTGGATCTGCGACACGGTCCGGTACCTGTGGCGCAGCGGCGACGCCGACACCGCCAACAGGACGGCCGAACGGGTGCTCCAGAGCTGGCAGCCCCACTTCGGTGAGGACGACGCGCTCGTCCTGAGGCTGCGCACCGAACTCGGCAACGCACTGCGTGACCAGGGTCGCCTCCCCGAGGCGTACGAAGTGACGCGTGACGTCTACGAGCGGGGCAGCCGGATCCTGGGCGAGGACCACCCCTACACCCTGGGCGCGGCCATGAGTCTCGGCTCCGACCTGCGTAGTGTCGGCCGGTACGCCGAGGCCATGGAGAGCGACCGGGAGACCCTGCGACGTACTCGGCGGGTCTTCGGTGAGAACCATTCACGCACGCTCTCCGCCGCCAACAACCTCGCCGTGTCCGAGTTTCTGTCCGGTGACCGGAAGGCCGCGCGCGACACCAACAGGGAGATCCTCAAACAGCGCCGGGAGATCTCCGGGCCGGATGAGCGGGCCACACTCAACTCCGCCAACAACTTCGCCCGCGACCTGCGGGCCGCCGGGTTCTTCCGGGAAGCGCTGAAGCTCGCCGAGGACACACTCAAGCGCAGTCGACGGGCCCTGGGGGCCGACCACATCGTCACGTTCCGCGCTTCTCTCGGGGTAGCGGTTCTGTACCGTCGGCGCGGCGACTACGAAGCGGCGTACAAGCTAACGAGTGAGACCTACGAACAGGCGTTGAAGGAGCTGGAGCCCAATCACCCCGACACCCTCGCCATCGCGACGAACCTGTGCGCGGACCTCTACGACCGGGGTGAGGCCGTCCGGGGCCGGGAACTCGCCGAGGAGACCCTGGAGCGTTACAAGCGCCGGTTCGGCCCGGACCATGTCTTCACCCTCGCGAGCGGCACCAACCTGGCTGTGCTGCGTCGGCTGACCGGTGAGCCGGAAGCCGCGCTCGAACTGTCGAGGAGCACCCTCGAGCGTTTTCGCCGACTCCTCGTGCCGCGCCACCCCTACACCCTCACGTGCATGCTGAATCACGCAACGGACCTGTCCGAGAACGGTGACCACGCACAGGCCGTCGCGTTGGGACGAGAGGCGTACGAGGGGTTCACAGAGGTGCTCGGTCCCGATCACTACCTCACCATCGCCGCGACCTCGAACCTCGCGACCGAACTGCGTCGGGACGATCCCGACGAGGCCGAACGGCTGCACCAGGAAGCCGAACGGAGCGCTCGCAAGAGCGGCGAACTCGGCGGTGACCATCCCATGACCCGGGCAGTCACTCGCTGGCAGCCCATCGACGCGGACATCGAGCCGCCCGTCACCTGA
- a CDS encoding TIR-like protein FxsC gives MEPYFFLSYARRRGPRVLVKRFYDDLCAELRQELRRLHKSDAVPFDRPFLDVQSIQVGQDWNAALGEALGHCRTMLALYTPDYFRSDFCGREWKAFEDRQRSHRAVTGVDAKALIPVLWEPVQNIPPGAAHIQYDNLDLGENYAQSGLRRILASDPGGDEYRRIVNHIAHQILVAAEHFRIRPVNDLDISGPGSAGPFPSATERAEPGSRALLFVAARTSVNAHRKATDPGCHGQSPTDWNPYHAESPQPLVERASSLLEERGFTVRTEIVSDVLGAALDEARGQGQVAVLLVEASAAADEPFERALRAYDRSNHPGSAAIVPCDPDEAGDGPRGKAYWEAVRGALPFNWARGAGDPLPLLQSGIGSDRFEAVLHAVIAKAQNQLVSFLEILKINSLETPRTTSPSLPVLTTVATPRSRTGLAPPIAARLSSHQTPFEKEQEDDP, from the coding sequence TTGGAACCGTACTTCTTCCTGAGTTATGCGCGCAGGCGCGGCCCCCGGGTCCTCGTCAAGCGGTTCTACGACGACCTGTGCGCGGAATTACGCCAAGAACTACGGCGATTACACAAGAGCGATGCGGTCCCTTTCGACCGTCCGTTTCTCGACGTTCAGTCGATTCAAGTGGGGCAGGACTGGAACGCGGCCCTGGGCGAAGCCCTGGGGCACTGTCGGACCATGCTGGCCCTGTACACCCCCGACTACTTCCGCAGCGACTTCTGCGGTCGCGAGTGGAAGGCGTTCGAGGACCGGCAGCGCAGCCACAGAGCAGTGACGGGTGTGGACGCGAAGGCACTCATCCCCGTTCTGTGGGAACCGGTTCAGAACATCCCCCCGGGCGCGGCCCACATTCAGTACGACAACCTCGATCTGGGCGAGAACTACGCGCAGTCGGGTCTGCGGCGCATTCTGGCCTCGGACCCGGGCGGCGACGAGTACCGCCGCATCGTCAATCACATCGCGCACCAGATCCTCGTCGCCGCAGAGCACTTCCGCATACGGCCCGTCAACGACCTGGACATCAGCGGACCGGGATCCGCCGGCCCCTTCCCGTCCGCCACCGAACGGGCGGAACCGGGCAGCAGGGCCCTGCTGTTCGTCGCCGCCCGGACCTCGGTGAACGCCCACAGGAAGGCGACCGACCCGGGCTGTCACGGGCAGAGCCCGACCGACTGGAACCCGTACCACGCCGAATCCCCTCAGCCACTGGTCGAAAGGGCGAGCAGTCTGCTGGAGGAGCGTGGCTTCACGGTACGAACCGAGATCGTCTCGGACGTGCTGGGCGCCGCCCTGGACGAGGCCCGTGGGCAGGGGCAGGTCGCGGTCCTCCTGGTGGAGGCCTCGGCCGCGGCGGACGAGCCGTTCGAACGGGCCCTGCGTGCCTACGACCGCAGCAATCATCCGGGCTCCGCGGCCATAGTGCCGTGTGATCCGGACGAGGCGGGTGACGGCCCCCGGGGCAAGGCCTACTGGGAGGCGGTCCGGGGCGCCCTTCCGTTCAACTGGGCCAGGGGAGCCGGGGATCCCCTGCCGCTCCTGCAATCGGGCATCGGTTCGGATCGGTTCGAGGCCGTTCTCCACGCCGTCATCGCGAAGGCGCAGAACCAGCTCGTCTCTTTTCTGGAGATCCTGAAGATCAACTCTTTGGAGACGCCTCGGACCACGTCACCCTCACTCCCCGTTCTGACCACCGTGGCCACCCCGCGCAGCCGTACCGGGCTCGCACCCCCGATCGCTGCCCGCCTCTCCTCCCACCAGACACCGTTTGAGAAGGAGCAGGAAGATGACCCATGA
- a CDS encoding FxsB family cyclophane-forming radical SAM/SPASM peptide maturase, which produces MTTAGCESEGTPTVPFRQFLLKIHSLCNLSCDYCYVYFAADQSWRRRPAVMTLDTMRQAADRIAEHVREHGIPMVRIILHGGEPLLVGKRHLGELLTAMGERLSTVVEVRCSMQSNGTLLDEETLTLLRRHAVGVAVSLDGSSAAHDRHRRFVNGRPSHARVAAALRLLNSPRHRELFVGLLCTVDLANDPVETYEALLEFEAPRVDFLLPHGTWVSPPAGLSHRDLPPARPPVVVPPDEPTPYADWLIAAFDRWFDAPHKETRVRMFEEVMSGLLGGAVNAETFGLAPVDLVVVEADGTMEQSDSLKVVGEGAPETGLDVFRHSFSDALANETVRRRQSGLRGLGQVCRDCALARVCGGGLYAHRHHPVTGFDTPSVYCYDLSAFITHVRSRIRAGMAPLVEAVEAPVERPPVVREPERDSGRTG; this is translated from the coding sequence GTGACGACGGCGGGGTGCGAGTCGGAGGGAACGCCAACAGTACCCTTTCGGCAATTTCTGCTCAAAATACATAGCTTATGCAATTTGTCGTGCGACTACTGCTATGTGTATTTTGCGGCGGACCAGAGTTGGCGCAGACGTCCGGCGGTGATGACCCTCGACACCATGCGTCAGGCCGCCGACCGCATAGCCGAACACGTCCGTGAGCACGGCATCCCCATGGTGCGGATCATTCTGCACGGGGGAGAACCCCTGCTCGTCGGCAAGAGACACCTGGGAGAACTGCTCACCGCCATGGGTGAACGCCTGTCCACGGTGGTCGAGGTGCGCTGCTCGATGCAGTCGAACGGCACCCTCCTCGACGAGGAGACCCTCACACTGCTGCGCCGCCACGCGGTCGGCGTGGCAGTCAGCCTGGACGGTTCCTCCGCCGCACACGACCGGCACCGACGGTTCGTGAACGGCCGCCCGAGCCATGCGCGTGTCGCCGCCGCGCTGCGCCTGCTGAACAGCCCCCGTCACAGGGAGCTGTTCGTCGGTCTGCTGTGCACCGTGGACCTGGCCAATGATCCCGTGGAAACGTACGAGGCTCTGTTGGAATTCGAGGCTCCCCGGGTGGACTTCCTTTTGCCGCACGGCACTTGGGTGAGTCCGCCGGCCGGCCTGAGCCACCGCGACCTACCGCCGGCGCGGCCACCGGTCGTCGTTCCACCGGACGAGCCGACGCCCTACGCCGATTGGCTCATTGCCGCGTTCGACCGCTGGTTCGACGCGCCTCACAAGGAGACCCGGGTCCGGATGTTCGAGGAGGTCATGTCCGGTCTGCTCGGCGGTGCCGTGAACGCCGAGACCTTCGGGCTCGCACCCGTGGATCTCGTGGTGGTGGAGGCTGACGGGACGATGGAGCAGTCCGACTCGCTGAAGGTCGTCGGCGAAGGGGCGCCCGAGACCGGTCTGGACGTCTTCCGGCACTCCTTCTCGGACGCGTTGGCGAACGAGACGGTACGACGCAGACAGTCGGGGCTGCGCGGTCTCGGCCAGGTCTGCCGCGACTGCGCTTTGGCCCGTGTCTGTGGCGGGGGGCTCTACGCCCACCGTCATCATCCCGTGACGGGCTTCGACACTCCGTCCGTCTACTGCTACGACCTGTCGGCCTTCATCACCCACGTCCGTTCCAGGATCCGCGCGGGGATGGCACCTCTCGTCGAGGCGGTGGAGGCGCCCGTGGAACGCCCGCCTGTCGTCCGCGAGCCGGAGCGTGACTCGGGGCGCACGGGGTGA
- the fxsA gene encoding FxSxx-COOH cyclophane-containing RiPP peptide, whose protein sequence is MDAPQNSHNGTQLVDISTLSPGQLRLVAGMDTVLGHAVRRHLQERDKSSKTTDVVFESAL, encoded by the coding sequence ATGGACGCGCCTCAGAACAGCCACAACGGCACGCAACTGGTCGACATCTCGACTTTGTCGCCCGGCCAGCTGCGGCTGGTGGCGGGCATGGACACGGTGTTGGGTCATGCCGTGCGACGCCATCTCCAGGAGCGAGACAAGTCGTCGAAGACGACAGACGTCGTCTTCGAAAGCGCGCTGTGA
- a CDS encoding maleylacetate reductase, whose translation MEFEYEARPMRIVMRPGAAVTAVAGEAERLGLRRLLVVCGPRGAATARAVAGSLGDACAGLFAQARQHVPVEVADQAVGAARDAGADGCVAVGGGSAIGLGKAIALRTELPLIAVPSTYSGSEMTPVWGLTEHGAKRTGRAPSVLPRSVVYDAELTLSLPVPLSVTSGINAVAHAAEALYAPDVSPLVSLTAQEGARAMTGALREVVADPANLAARGRALYGAWLCGTALGATTMGLHHKLCHVLGGTFGLPHAETHTVVLPYVVAYNAPAAPDALTALGRALDTTDAAEALWNLTSDLGAPRSLAELGLKHSDLERAATEVTGQAYPNPRQVTTADALAILEAAHEGVRPRVWS comes from the coding sequence ATGGAGTTCGAGTACGAGGCCCGGCCCATGCGGATCGTCATGCGTCCGGGCGCGGCGGTGACCGCGGTGGCGGGGGAGGCCGAACGGCTGGGCCTGCGGCGGCTGTTGGTGGTGTGCGGCCCCCGGGGTGCCGCGACGGCCCGCGCGGTCGCCGGCTCACTCGGCGACGCGTGTGCCGGACTGTTCGCGCAGGCTCGCCAACACGTGCCGGTGGAGGTGGCCGACCAGGCGGTCGGGGCGGCGCGGGACGCGGGCGCGGACGGTTGCGTGGCCGTCGGCGGCGGCTCGGCGATCGGACTGGGCAAGGCGATCGCGCTCCGCACCGAACTGCCGCTGATCGCCGTGCCGTCGACGTACTCCGGCTCCGAGATGACCCCGGTCTGGGGCCTGACCGAACACGGCGCCAAGCGCACCGGCCGCGCCCCGTCGGTCCTGCCGCGCAGCGTCGTCTACGACGCCGAACTCACCCTCTCCCTCCCCGTCCCCCTCTCCGTGACCAGCGGCATCAACGCGGTCGCCCACGCCGCCGAGGCCCTGTACGCGCCGGACGTCTCGCCCCTGGTGTCGCTGACGGCGCAGGAGGGCGCCCGGGCCATGACGGGCGCGCTCCGCGAGGTGGTGGCCGACCCCGCGAACCTGGCGGCGCGCGGACGCGCCCTCTACGGCGCCTGGCTGTGCGGCACCGCACTCGGCGCGACCACCATGGGCCTGCACCACAAGCTGTGCCACGTCCTCGGCGGCACCTTCGGCCTCCCGCACGCCGAGACCCACACGGTCGTCCTGCCGTACGTCGTCGCCTACAACGCCCCGGCCGCGCCCGACGCCCTGACGGCACTGGGCCGCGCCCTGGACACCACCGACGCCGCCGAGGCTCTGTGGAACCTGACGAGCGACCTCGGCGCGCCCCGCTCCCTGGCCGAACTCGGCCTGAAACACTCCGACTTGGAACGTGCGGCCACCGAGGTGACGGGACAGGCCTACCCCAACCCCCGGCAGGTGACCACGGCGGACGCCCTGGCGATCCTCGAAGCGGCGCACGAGGGCGTCCGGCCACGGGTGTGGTCCTGA
- a CDS encoding dioxygenase — translation MTTEYTTRITEAVVDSFDGTADPRLRELLAALTRHLHAFVREAEPTMTEWEQAIAFLTATGRACTDTRQEFVLLSDVLGISMLVETINSEGRGGRDERDERDEGEGKEERGESEGPDGVTESTVLGPFHMTESPVRELGADIDLVGGGEPCVISGRVLSRDGTALPGAVLDVWQADAEGYYDVQQPDVQPPGNGRGLFTADADGRFWFRTCVPSPYPIPTDGPVGDLLRATSRHPYRPAHIHFIVSAKGHTPVTTHIFVAGSDHLDSDAVFAVKESLVQDFTETDDPSLAQRFGIPNPFRHARFDLVLGPGDSSVTDGSERS, via the coding sequence ATGACCACCGAATACACCACCCGGATCACCGAGGCCGTCGTCGACAGCTTCGACGGCACGGCCGACCCGCGCCTGCGCGAGCTGCTCGCCGCCCTCACCCGCCATCTGCACGCCTTCGTCCGCGAGGCGGAGCCGACGATGACCGAGTGGGAACAGGCCATCGCCTTCCTGACGGCGACCGGGCGGGCGTGTACGGACACCCGGCAGGAGTTCGTCCTCCTGTCGGACGTCCTCGGCATCTCGATGCTGGTCGAGACGATCAACAGCGAGGGCCGGGGCGGACGGGACGAGCGCGACGAACGCGACGAGGGGGAGGGGAAGGAGGAGCGGGGCGAGAGCGAGGGGCCCGACGGCGTGACCGAGTCGACGGTCCTCGGCCCGTTCCACATGACCGAGTCCCCGGTCCGGGAACTCGGCGCGGACATCGACCTGGTCGGCGGCGGCGAACCGTGCGTGATCAGCGGGCGCGTGCTGTCGAGGGACGGCACCGCGCTGCCCGGCGCGGTCCTCGACGTCTGGCAGGCGGACGCCGAGGGCTACTACGACGTCCAGCAGCCCGACGTCCAGCCGCCGGGCAACGGCCGCGGACTGTTCACGGCGGACGCCGACGGCCGCTTCTGGTTCCGCACCTGCGTACCGAGCCCGTACCCCATCCCCACGGACGGTCCGGTCGGCGACCTCCTGCGGGCGACCTCCCGCCACCCCTACCGCCCGGCCCACATCCACTTCATCGTCTCGGCGAAGGGACACACCCCGGTCACCACGCACATCTTCGTGGCCGGCAGCGACCACCTCGACTCCGACGCGGTGTTCGCGGTGAAGGAAAGCCTCGTCCAGGACTTCACGGAGACCGACGACCCGTCCCTGGCCCAGCGGTTCGGCATCCCCAACCCGTTCCGGCACGCCCGCTTCGACCTCGTACTCGGCCCAGGGGACTCCTCCGTCACGGACGGCTCGGAGCGTTCGTGA
- a CDS encoding FAD-dependent oxidoreductase: MHTVEPDVVTDVLIVGSGPAGAAAALALSTYGVPNIVVTRFSRLAETPRAHITNQRTMEVLRDLGVEDEVVARATPQDLMGDTTFCTSLAGEELGRVRSWGNDPLVQAAHELASPTRMCDMPQHLMEPVLVDAAVARGTNLRFSTVYKSFVQDDEGVTVTVEDRLRGDEYTIRAKYLIGADGGRSQVAEHAGLPMGGQMGVAGSINIVFDADLSKYTAHRPSTLYWVLAPGATVGGIGAGLVRCVRPWDEWLIVWGYDVTAGAPDLTTEYAESIVRRLVGDDEIPVTIRSSSAWTVNEMYAETYSSGRVFCAGDATHRHPPSNGLGSNTSIQDSYNLAWKLKLVLDGTASPALLDTYTAERAPIGRQIVTRANKSIGETAPVFEALDGLAPQTPEQLWANITARKDDTEAAEKQRAKLREAIGFKVYEFNAHGVELNQRYSAESSAAVVPDGTPDPGFDRDPELFHQPTSRPGAKLPHAWITSGTRTLSTLDTVGKGRFTLLTGIGGADWIRAAGAQDLLEIATAVIGPGQEYEDPYGDWARLSEVADGGALLVRPDGYVAFRHARAAVSPEEAERLLTGAVRRILGRA, from the coding sequence GTGCACACCGTAGAGCCGGATGTCGTGACCGACGTACTGATCGTGGGCAGTGGCCCCGCGGGCGCCGCCGCCGCGCTCGCCCTGAGTACGTACGGCGTCCCCAACATCGTGGTGACCCGCTTCTCGCGTCTCGCGGAGACGCCCCGGGCGCACATCACCAACCAGCGCACCATGGAGGTGCTGCGCGACCTCGGCGTCGAGGACGAGGTCGTCGCGAGAGCCACGCCGCAGGATCTGATGGGCGACACGACGTTCTGCACCAGCCTTGCCGGGGAGGAGCTGGGCCGAGTCCGATCGTGGGGCAACGACCCGCTCGTCCAGGCCGCCCACGAGCTGGCCAGCCCCACCCGTATGTGCGACATGCCGCAGCACCTCATGGAGCCCGTGCTCGTCGACGCGGCGGTGGCGCGGGGCACGAACCTGCGCTTCAGCACCGTATACAAGTCCTTCGTCCAGGACGACGAGGGCGTCACGGTCACCGTCGAGGACCGGCTGCGCGGCGACGAGTACACCATCCGCGCCAAGTACCTCATCGGCGCCGACGGAGGCCGCTCCCAGGTGGCGGAGCACGCCGGTCTGCCCATGGGCGGTCAGATGGGTGTGGCCGGCAGCATCAACATCGTCTTCGACGCCGACCTCTCGAAGTACACCGCGCACCGCCCGTCCACCCTCTACTGGGTGCTGGCCCCCGGCGCCACCGTCGGTGGTATCGGCGCGGGCCTGGTCCGGTGCGTCCGGCCCTGGGACGAGTGGCTGATCGTCTGGGGCTACGACGTGACCGCGGGCGCCCCCGACCTGACCACCGAGTACGCCGAGTCGATCGTCCGCAGGCTGGTCGGCGACGACGAGATCCCGGTGACCATCAGGTCGTCCTCGGCCTGGACCGTCAACGAGATGTACGCGGAGACCTACTCGAGCGGGCGGGTCTTCTGCGCCGGCGACGCCACGCACCGCCATCCGCCGTCCAACGGCCTCGGCTCCAACACCTCCATCCAGGACTCCTACAACCTGGCCTGGAAGCTCAAGCTCGTCCTCGACGGCACCGCGTCGCCCGCGCTCCTCGACACCTACACCGCCGAACGCGCCCCGATCGGCAGGCAGATCGTCACCCGTGCCAACAAGTCCATCGGCGAGACCGCTCCCGTCTTCGAGGCGCTCGACGGGCTCGCCCCGCAGACCCCCGAGCAGCTGTGGGCCAACATCACCGCCCGCAAGGACGACACCGAGGCCGCCGAGAAGCAGCGGGCGAAGCTCCGCGAGGCGATCGGGTTCAAGGTGTACGAGTTCAACGCGCACGGCGTCGAACTCAACCAGCGGTATTCCGCCGAGAGCTCCGCCGCCGTCGTCCCCGACGGCACCCCCGACCCCGGCTTCGACCGCGACCCCGAGCTGTTCCACCAGCCCACCTCCCGCCCCGGGGCCAAACTCCCGCACGCCTGGATCACCTCCGGCACCCGCACCCTGTCCACGCTCGACACCGTCGGCAAGGGCCGCTTCACCCTGCTCACCGGCATCGGCGGCGCCGACTGGATCCGGGCCGCCGGCGCCCAGGACCTGCTGGAGATCGCCACCGCCGTCATCGGCCCCGGCCAGGAGTACGAGGACCCGTACGGCGACTGGGCACGGCTCAGCGAGGTCGCCGACGGCGGAGCCCTCCTCGTACGGCCGGACGGGTACGTCGCTTTCCGGCACGCGCGGGCGGCCGTGTCCCCGGAGGAGGCCGAGCGGTTGCTGACGGGGGCGGTGCGGCGCATCCTCGGGCGTGCCTGA